The following proteins are co-located in the Oncorhynchus clarkii lewisi isolate Uvic-CL-2024 chromosome 30, UVic_Ocla_1.0, whole genome shotgun sequence genome:
- the LOC139389302 gene encoding ARF GTPase-activating protein GIT2-like isoform X2: MSKRLRNSEVCADCSVPEPRWASVNRGVLICDECCGVHRSLGRHSSQVRHLTHTPWAPTQLQMVQTLYNNGANSIWEHCLLDPMMSGKRKANPQDKVHPNKTEFIKAKYQMLAFVHRMPCRDDDSFTAKDLSKQLHSSVRTGNLETCLRLLSLGAQANFFDPEKGNTPLHVAAKAGQVSQAELLTVYGADPGAPDSNAKTPINYARQAGYHDLADRLVEIQYELTDRLAFYLCGRKPNHKNGQHFIVPQMADSLDLSELAKAAKKKLQSLSNHLFEELAMDVFDEVDRRETDAVWLATQNHSTLVTETTVVPFLPVNPEYSSTRNQGRQKLARFNAHEFATLVIDILSDSKRRQLGNSMISPKENVELILKSRSGGEGLDNDQPDYDSVASDEDTDKEPPSGKDRTKSLDSDLSDGPVTVQEFLEVKNALSASEAKIQQLMKVNSNLSDELRLMQKKLHSLQSENTSLRRQGPTTHIYQVPISSGSEYTDPSSSSPSAMKRRQSARASRPMSMSIYETGSGLKPYLPKGDTPYLEEGAPTLQPFFPPHASKLDKQSSMPDSDYDNTTNDYEMKDSGRRGRLRSSGWLGEGSSIPELDDLGAEPDPALPSTEDVIRKTEQITKNIQELLRAAQENKHDRPCEGVRRLRHSLGCFSTLVPWAEKAPSPVQPLSKCSPDPASRFIPCSERIYVAVTEMAALFPKRPHSEMVRGPLRLLTSSSFRLQGECRKAAPPEEGPGPDMQLVTQQVIQCAYDIAKAAKQLVTITTKENSN, translated from the exons AGCCTCGCTGGGCCTCTGTGAACAGGGGCGTGCTGATCTGCGACGAGTGCTGTGGTGTTCATCGGAGTCTGGGCAGACACAGCTCCCAAGTGCGTCACCTGACTCACACACCATGGGCTCCTACACAGCTACAA ATGGTTCAGACGTTATACAACAACGGTGCAAATTCGATATGGGAGCACTGTCTACTGGACCCGATGATGAGTGGTAAACGCAAGGCCAACCCTCAGGACAAAGTGCA CCCAAACAAGACAGAGTTCATAAAGGCCAAATACCAAATGCTGGCTTTTGTCCACCGGATGCCTTGTCGAGATGACGACAGCTTCACAGCCAAGGACTTAAGCAAG CAACTTCACTCCAGCGTCCGCACTGGTAACTTGGAGACGTGCCTGAGGTTACTCTCTCTTGGAGCCCAGGCCAATTTCTTTGACCCA gaaaaaggGAATACGCCGCTGCATGTGGCTGCCAAGGCAGGGCAGGTGTCTCAGGCAGAGCTGCTGACCGTCTACGGGGCTGACCCCGGCGCCCCCGACTCCAACGCCAAGACCCCCATCAACTATGCAAG GCAAGCTGGCTACCATGACCTGGCTGATAGGCTGGTAGAGATCCAGTATGAACTTACTGACAGACTGGCTTTCTATCTCTGTGGAAGAAAGCCTA ATCATAAAAATGGCCAACACTTCATCGTCCCACAGATGGCTGACAG TTTAGATTTATCAGAACTGGCAAAGGCGGCAAAGAAGAAACTCCAGTCT CTCAGTAATCATTTATTTGAGGAGCTGGCGATGGACGTGTTTGACGAAGTGGACCGAAGGGAGACCGATGCTG TATGGCTGGCGACACAGAACCACAGCACCCTGGTGACAGAGACCACAGTGGTGCCTTTCCTTCCTGTGAACCCAGAGTACTCATCAACACGAAACCAG GGACGGCAAAAGCTTGCGAGATTTAACGCACATGAATTTGCAACTCTTGTCATCGACATATTAAGTGACTCGAAACGTCGACAGCTGGGGAACTCTATGATAAGTCCCAAAG AAAACGTTGAACTTATCCTAAAAAGCCGGAGTGGTGGCGAGGGTCTGGACAACGACCAACCGGACTACGACAGCGTGGCCTCTGACGAGGACACGGATAAGGAGCCACCCTCGGGCAAGGACCGGACCAAG AGTCTGGACTCAGACCTGTCAGACGGGCCTGTCACGGTGCAGGAGTTCCTGGAGGTGAAGAACGCCCTGTCGGCCTCGGAGGCCAAGATCCAGCAGCTGATGAAGGTCAACAGCAACCTGAGCGACGAGCTGCGGCTGATGCAGAAAAAG CTGCATTCTCTGCAAAGCGAGAACACGTCTCTCAGGCGGCAGGGCCCAACCACCCATATCTATCAGGTCCCCATCAGCAGCGGGTCAGAGTACACTGACCCTTCTTCCTCCAGTCCCTCGGCCATGAAGCGCCGGCAGTCGGCGCGGGCCAGCCGGCCCATGTCCATGTCTATTTATGAGACTGGCTCAGGTCTGAAGCCCTACCTCCCTAAGGGGGACACCCCCTACCTAGAGGAGGGTGCCCCCACCCTGCAACCCTTCTTCCCACCTCAT GCCTCCAAGCTGGACAAGCAGAGCAGCATGCCAGACAGTGACTATGACAACACAACCAATGACTATGAGATGAAGGACTCTgg TAGACGTGGGAGGTTGAGGAGCAGTGGCTGGCTGGGGGAGGGCAGCTCCATCCCTGAGCTGGATGACCTGGGGGCAGAACCGGACCCAGCGCTCCCCAGCACTGAGGATGTCATCCGTAAGACGGAGCAGATCACCAAGAACATCCAGGAGCTGCTCCGTGCCGCGCAGGAGAACAAGCACGACAG ACCTTGTGAGGGTGTGCGCCGGCTCAGGCACAGTCTGGGCTGTTTCAGCACCCTGGTGCCCTGGGCTGAGAAGGCCCCCTCTCCCGTGCAGCCCCTCAGCAAGTGCTCCCCAGATCCTGCCTCCCG CTTTATACCCTGCTCCGAAAGAATATATGTGGCCGTAACCGAGATGGCTGCTCTCTTTCCCAAG AGACCCCATTCAGAGATGGTGAGAGGCCCCTTGCGCCTGTTGACGTCTAGCTCCTTTCGGCTCCAGGGTGAGTGTCGGAAGGCAGCGCCCCCTGAGGAAGGCCCAGGGCCCGACATGCAGCTGGTCACCCAGCAGGTTATCCAGTGTGCCTATGACATTGCCAAAGCTGCCAAGCAGCTTGTCACCATCACCACCAAGGAGAACAGCAACTGA
- the LOC139389302 gene encoding ARF GTPase-activating protein GIT2-like isoform X5, which yields MSKRLRNSEVCADCSVPEPRWASVNRGVLICDECCGVHRSLGRHSSQVRHLTHTPWAPTQLQMVQTLYNNGANSIWEHCLLDPMMSGKRKANPQDKVHPNKTEFIKAKYQMLAFVHRMPCRDDDSFTAKDLSKQLHSSVRTGNLETCLRLLSLGAQANFFDPEKGNTPLHVAAKAGQVSQAELLTVYGADPGAPDSNAKTPINYARQAGYHDLADRLVEIQYELTDRLAFYLCGRKPNHKNGQHFIVPQMADSSLDLSELAKAAKKKLQSLSNHLFEELAMDVFDEVDRRETDAVWLATQNHSTLVTETTVVPFLPVNPEYSSTRNQGRQKLARFNAHEFATLVIDILSDSKRRQLGNSMISPKENVELILKSRSGGEGLDNDQPDYDSVASDEDTDKEPPSGKDRTKSLDSDLSDGPVTVQEFLEVKNALSASEAKIQQLMKVNSNLSDELRLMQKKASKLDKQSSMPDSDYDNTTNDYEMKDSGRRGRLRSSGWLGEGSSIPELDDLGAEPDPALPSTEDVIRKTEQITKNIQELLRAAQENKHDSFIPCSERIYVAVTEMAALFPKRPHSEMVRGPLRLLTSSSFRLQGECRKAAPPEEGPGPDMQLVTQQVIQCAYDIAKAAKQLVTITTKENSN from the exons AGCCTCGCTGGGCCTCTGTGAACAGGGGCGTGCTGATCTGCGACGAGTGCTGTGGTGTTCATCGGAGTCTGGGCAGACACAGCTCCCAAGTGCGTCACCTGACTCACACACCATGGGCTCCTACACAGCTACAA ATGGTTCAGACGTTATACAACAACGGTGCAAATTCGATATGGGAGCACTGTCTACTGGACCCGATGATGAGTGGTAAACGCAAGGCCAACCCTCAGGACAAAGTGCA CCCAAACAAGACAGAGTTCATAAAGGCCAAATACCAAATGCTGGCTTTTGTCCACCGGATGCCTTGTCGAGATGACGACAGCTTCACAGCCAAGGACTTAAGCAAG CAACTTCACTCCAGCGTCCGCACTGGTAACTTGGAGACGTGCCTGAGGTTACTCTCTCTTGGAGCCCAGGCCAATTTCTTTGACCCA gaaaaaggGAATACGCCGCTGCATGTGGCTGCCAAGGCAGGGCAGGTGTCTCAGGCAGAGCTGCTGACCGTCTACGGGGCTGACCCCGGCGCCCCCGACTCCAACGCCAAGACCCCCATCAACTATGCAAG GCAAGCTGGCTACCATGACCTGGCTGATAGGCTGGTAGAGATCCAGTATGAACTTACTGACAGACTGGCTTTCTATCTCTGTGGAAGAAAGCCTA ATCATAAAAATGGCCAACACTTCATCGTCCCACAGATGGCTGACAG CAGTTTAGATTTATCAGAACTGGCAAAGGCGGCAAAGAAGAAACTCCAGTCT CTCAGTAATCATTTATTTGAGGAGCTGGCGATGGACGTGTTTGACGAAGTGGACCGAAGGGAGACCGATGCTG TATGGCTGGCGACACAGAACCACAGCACCCTGGTGACAGAGACCACAGTGGTGCCTTTCCTTCCTGTGAACCCAGAGTACTCATCAACACGAAACCAG GGACGGCAAAAGCTTGCGAGATTTAACGCACATGAATTTGCAACTCTTGTCATCGACATATTAAGTGACTCGAAACGTCGACAGCTGGGGAACTCTATGATAAGTCCCAAAG AAAACGTTGAACTTATCCTAAAAAGCCGGAGTGGTGGCGAGGGTCTGGACAACGACCAACCGGACTACGACAGCGTGGCCTCTGACGAGGACACGGATAAGGAGCCACCCTCGGGCAAGGACCGGACCAAG AGTCTGGACTCAGACCTGTCAGACGGGCCTGTCACGGTGCAGGAGTTCCTGGAGGTGAAGAACGCCCTGTCGGCCTCGGAGGCCAAGATCCAGCAGCTGATGAAGGTCAACAGCAACCTGAGCGACGAGCTGCGGCTGATGCAGAAAAAG GCCTCCAAGCTGGACAAGCAGAGCAGCATGCCAGACAGTGACTATGACAACACAACCAATGACTATGAGATGAAGGACTCTgg TAGACGTGGGAGGTTGAGGAGCAGTGGCTGGCTGGGGGAGGGCAGCTCCATCCCTGAGCTGGATGACCTGGGGGCAGAACCGGACCCAGCGCTCCCCAGCACTGAGGATGTCATCCGTAAGACGGAGCAGATCACCAAGAACATCCAGGAGCTGCTCCGTGCCGCGCAGGAGAACAAGCACGACAG CTTTATACCCTGCTCCGAAAGAATATATGTGGCCGTAACCGAGATGGCTGCTCTCTTTCCCAAG AGACCCCATTCAGAGATGGTGAGAGGCCCCTTGCGCCTGTTGACGTCTAGCTCCTTTCGGCTCCAGGGTGAGTGTCGGAAGGCAGCGCCCCCTGAGGAAGGCCCAGGGCCCGACATGCAGCTGGTCACCCAGCAGGTTATCCAGTGTGCCTATGACATTGCCAAAGCTGCCAAGCAGCTTGTCACCATCACCACCAAGGAGAACAGCAACTGA
- the LOC139389302 gene encoding ARF GTPase-activating protein GIT2-like isoform X4, with translation MSKRLRNSEVCADCSVPEPRWASVNRGVLICDECCGVHRSLGRHSSQVRHLTHTPWAPTQLQMVQTLYNNGANSIWEHCLLDPMMSGKRKANPQDKVHPNKTEFIKAKYQMLAFVHRMPCRDDDSFTAKDLSKQLHSSVRTGNLETCLRLLSLGAQANFFDPEKGNTPLHVAAKAGQVSQAELLTVYGADPGAPDSNAKTPINYARQAGYHDLADRLVEIQYELTDRLAFYLCGRKPNHKNGQHFIVPQMADSSLDLSELAKAAKKKLQSLSNHLFEELAMDVFDEVDRRETDAVWLATQNHSTLVTETTVVPFLPVNPEYSSTRNQGRQKLARFNAHEFATLVIDILSDSKRRQLGNSMISPKENVELILKSRSGGEGLDNDQPDYDSVASDEDTDKEPPSGKDRTKSLDSDLSDGPVTVQEFLEVKNALSASEAKIQQLMKVNSNLSDELRLMQKKASKLDKQSSMPDSDYDNTTNDYEMKDSGRRGRLRSSGWLGEGSSIPELDDLGAEPDPALPSTEDVIRKTEQITKNIQELLRAAQENKHDRPCEGVRRLRHSLGCFSTLVPWAEKAPSPVQPLSKCSPDPASRFIPCSERIYVAVTEMAALFPKRPHSEMVRGPLRLLTSSSFRLQGECRKAAPPEEGPGPDMQLVTQQVIQCAYDIAKAAKQLVTITTKENSN, from the exons AGCCTCGCTGGGCCTCTGTGAACAGGGGCGTGCTGATCTGCGACGAGTGCTGTGGTGTTCATCGGAGTCTGGGCAGACACAGCTCCCAAGTGCGTCACCTGACTCACACACCATGGGCTCCTACACAGCTACAA ATGGTTCAGACGTTATACAACAACGGTGCAAATTCGATATGGGAGCACTGTCTACTGGACCCGATGATGAGTGGTAAACGCAAGGCCAACCCTCAGGACAAAGTGCA CCCAAACAAGACAGAGTTCATAAAGGCCAAATACCAAATGCTGGCTTTTGTCCACCGGATGCCTTGTCGAGATGACGACAGCTTCACAGCCAAGGACTTAAGCAAG CAACTTCACTCCAGCGTCCGCACTGGTAACTTGGAGACGTGCCTGAGGTTACTCTCTCTTGGAGCCCAGGCCAATTTCTTTGACCCA gaaaaaggGAATACGCCGCTGCATGTGGCTGCCAAGGCAGGGCAGGTGTCTCAGGCAGAGCTGCTGACCGTCTACGGGGCTGACCCCGGCGCCCCCGACTCCAACGCCAAGACCCCCATCAACTATGCAAG GCAAGCTGGCTACCATGACCTGGCTGATAGGCTGGTAGAGATCCAGTATGAACTTACTGACAGACTGGCTTTCTATCTCTGTGGAAGAAAGCCTA ATCATAAAAATGGCCAACACTTCATCGTCCCACAGATGGCTGACAG CAGTTTAGATTTATCAGAACTGGCAAAGGCGGCAAAGAAGAAACTCCAGTCT CTCAGTAATCATTTATTTGAGGAGCTGGCGATGGACGTGTTTGACGAAGTGGACCGAAGGGAGACCGATGCTG TATGGCTGGCGACACAGAACCACAGCACCCTGGTGACAGAGACCACAGTGGTGCCTTTCCTTCCTGTGAACCCAGAGTACTCATCAACACGAAACCAG GGACGGCAAAAGCTTGCGAGATTTAACGCACATGAATTTGCAACTCTTGTCATCGACATATTAAGTGACTCGAAACGTCGACAGCTGGGGAACTCTATGATAAGTCCCAAAG AAAACGTTGAACTTATCCTAAAAAGCCGGAGTGGTGGCGAGGGTCTGGACAACGACCAACCGGACTACGACAGCGTGGCCTCTGACGAGGACACGGATAAGGAGCCACCCTCGGGCAAGGACCGGACCAAG AGTCTGGACTCAGACCTGTCAGACGGGCCTGTCACGGTGCAGGAGTTCCTGGAGGTGAAGAACGCCCTGTCGGCCTCGGAGGCCAAGATCCAGCAGCTGATGAAGGTCAACAGCAACCTGAGCGACGAGCTGCGGCTGATGCAGAAAAAG GCCTCCAAGCTGGACAAGCAGAGCAGCATGCCAGACAGTGACTATGACAACACAACCAATGACTATGAGATGAAGGACTCTgg TAGACGTGGGAGGTTGAGGAGCAGTGGCTGGCTGGGGGAGGGCAGCTCCATCCCTGAGCTGGATGACCTGGGGGCAGAACCGGACCCAGCGCTCCCCAGCACTGAGGATGTCATCCGTAAGACGGAGCAGATCACCAAGAACATCCAGGAGCTGCTCCGTGCCGCGCAGGAGAACAAGCACGACAG ACCTTGTGAGGGTGTGCGCCGGCTCAGGCACAGTCTGGGCTGTTTCAGCACCCTGGTGCCCTGGGCTGAGAAGGCCCCCTCTCCCGTGCAGCCCCTCAGCAAGTGCTCCCCAGATCCTGCCTCCCG CTTTATACCCTGCTCCGAAAGAATATATGTGGCCGTAACCGAGATGGCTGCTCTCTTTCCCAAG AGACCCCATTCAGAGATGGTGAGAGGCCCCTTGCGCCTGTTGACGTCTAGCTCCTTTCGGCTCCAGGGTGAGTGTCGGAAGGCAGCGCCCCCTGAGGAAGGCCCAGGGCCCGACATGCAGCTGGTCACCCAGCAGGTTATCCAGTGTGCCTATGACATTGCCAAAGCTGCCAAGCAGCTTGTCACCATCACCACCAAGGAGAACAGCAACTGA
- the LOC139389302 gene encoding ARF GTPase-activating protein GIT2-like isoform X3 — MSKRLRNSEVCADCSVPEPRWASVNRGVLICDECCGVHRSLGRHSSQVRHLTHTPWAPTQLQMVQTLYNNGANSIWEHCLLDPMMSGKRKANPQDKVHPNKTEFIKAKYQMLAFVHRMPCRDDDSFTAKDLSKQLHSSVRTGNLETCLRLLSLGAQANFFDPEKGNTPLHVAAKAGQVSQAELLTVYGADPGAPDSNAKTPINYARQAGYHDLADRLVEIQYELTDRLAFYLCGRKPNHKNGQHFIVPQMADSSLDLSELAKAAKKKLQSLSNHLFEELAMDVFDEVDRRETDAVWLATQNHSTLVTETTVVPFLPVNPEYSSTRNQGRQKLARFNAHEFATLVIDILSDSKRRQLGNSMISPKENVELILKSRSGGEGLDNDQPDYDSVASDEDTDKEPPSGKDRTKSLDSDLSDGPVTVQEFLEVKNALSASEAKIQQLMKVNSNLSDELRLMQKKLHSLQSENTSLRRQGPTTHIYQVPISSGSEYTDPSSSSPSAMKRRQSARASRPMSMSIYETGSGLKPYLPKGDTPYLEEGAPTLQPFFPPHASKLDKQSSMPDSDYDNTTNDYEMKDSGRRGRLRSSGWLGEGSSIPELDDLGAEPDPALPSTEDVIRKTEQITKNIQELLRAAQENKHDSFIPCSERIYVAVTEMAALFPKRPHSEMVRGPLRLLTSSSFRLQGECRKAAPPEEGPGPDMQLVTQQVIQCAYDIAKAAKQLVTITTKENSN; from the exons AGCCTCGCTGGGCCTCTGTGAACAGGGGCGTGCTGATCTGCGACGAGTGCTGTGGTGTTCATCGGAGTCTGGGCAGACACAGCTCCCAAGTGCGTCACCTGACTCACACACCATGGGCTCCTACACAGCTACAA ATGGTTCAGACGTTATACAACAACGGTGCAAATTCGATATGGGAGCACTGTCTACTGGACCCGATGATGAGTGGTAAACGCAAGGCCAACCCTCAGGACAAAGTGCA CCCAAACAAGACAGAGTTCATAAAGGCCAAATACCAAATGCTGGCTTTTGTCCACCGGATGCCTTGTCGAGATGACGACAGCTTCACAGCCAAGGACTTAAGCAAG CAACTTCACTCCAGCGTCCGCACTGGTAACTTGGAGACGTGCCTGAGGTTACTCTCTCTTGGAGCCCAGGCCAATTTCTTTGACCCA gaaaaaggGAATACGCCGCTGCATGTGGCTGCCAAGGCAGGGCAGGTGTCTCAGGCAGAGCTGCTGACCGTCTACGGGGCTGACCCCGGCGCCCCCGACTCCAACGCCAAGACCCCCATCAACTATGCAAG GCAAGCTGGCTACCATGACCTGGCTGATAGGCTGGTAGAGATCCAGTATGAACTTACTGACAGACTGGCTTTCTATCTCTGTGGAAGAAAGCCTA ATCATAAAAATGGCCAACACTTCATCGTCCCACAGATGGCTGACAG CAGTTTAGATTTATCAGAACTGGCAAAGGCGGCAAAGAAGAAACTCCAGTCT CTCAGTAATCATTTATTTGAGGAGCTGGCGATGGACGTGTTTGACGAAGTGGACCGAAGGGAGACCGATGCTG TATGGCTGGCGACACAGAACCACAGCACCCTGGTGACAGAGACCACAGTGGTGCCTTTCCTTCCTGTGAACCCAGAGTACTCATCAACACGAAACCAG GGACGGCAAAAGCTTGCGAGATTTAACGCACATGAATTTGCAACTCTTGTCATCGACATATTAAGTGACTCGAAACGTCGACAGCTGGGGAACTCTATGATAAGTCCCAAAG AAAACGTTGAACTTATCCTAAAAAGCCGGAGTGGTGGCGAGGGTCTGGACAACGACCAACCGGACTACGACAGCGTGGCCTCTGACGAGGACACGGATAAGGAGCCACCCTCGGGCAAGGACCGGACCAAG AGTCTGGACTCAGACCTGTCAGACGGGCCTGTCACGGTGCAGGAGTTCCTGGAGGTGAAGAACGCCCTGTCGGCCTCGGAGGCCAAGATCCAGCAGCTGATGAAGGTCAACAGCAACCTGAGCGACGAGCTGCGGCTGATGCAGAAAAAG CTGCATTCTCTGCAAAGCGAGAACACGTCTCTCAGGCGGCAGGGCCCAACCACCCATATCTATCAGGTCCCCATCAGCAGCGGGTCAGAGTACACTGACCCTTCTTCCTCCAGTCCCTCGGCCATGAAGCGCCGGCAGTCGGCGCGGGCCAGCCGGCCCATGTCCATGTCTATTTATGAGACTGGCTCAGGTCTGAAGCCCTACCTCCCTAAGGGGGACACCCCCTACCTAGAGGAGGGTGCCCCCACCCTGCAACCCTTCTTCCCACCTCAT GCCTCCAAGCTGGACAAGCAGAGCAGCATGCCAGACAGTGACTATGACAACACAACCAATGACTATGAGATGAAGGACTCTgg TAGACGTGGGAGGTTGAGGAGCAGTGGCTGGCTGGGGGAGGGCAGCTCCATCCCTGAGCTGGATGACCTGGGGGCAGAACCGGACCCAGCGCTCCCCAGCACTGAGGATGTCATCCGTAAGACGGAGCAGATCACCAAGAACATCCAGGAGCTGCTCCGTGCCGCGCAGGAGAACAAGCACGACAG CTTTATACCCTGCTCCGAAAGAATATATGTGGCCGTAACCGAGATGGCTGCTCTCTTTCCCAAG AGACCCCATTCAGAGATGGTGAGAGGCCCCTTGCGCCTGTTGACGTCTAGCTCCTTTCGGCTCCAGGGTGAGTGTCGGAAGGCAGCGCCCCCTGAGGAAGGCCCAGGGCCCGACATGCAGCTGGTCACCCAGCAGGTTATCCAGTGTGCCTATGACATTGCCAAAGCTGCCAAGCAGCTTGTCACCATCACCACCAAGGAGAACAGCAACTGA
- the LOC139389302 gene encoding ARF GTPase-activating protein GIT2-like isoform X1, producing MSKRLRNSEVCADCSVPEPRWASVNRGVLICDECCGVHRSLGRHSSQVRHLTHTPWAPTQLQMVQTLYNNGANSIWEHCLLDPMMSGKRKANPQDKVHPNKTEFIKAKYQMLAFVHRMPCRDDDSFTAKDLSKQLHSSVRTGNLETCLRLLSLGAQANFFDPEKGNTPLHVAAKAGQVSQAELLTVYGADPGAPDSNAKTPINYARQAGYHDLADRLVEIQYELTDRLAFYLCGRKPNHKNGQHFIVPQMADSSLDLSELAKAAKKKLQSLSNHLFEELAMDVFDEVDRRETDAVWLATQNHSTLVTETTVVPFLPVNPEYSSTRNQGRQKLARFNAHEFATLVIDILSDSKRRQLGNSMISPKENVELILKSRSGGEGLDNDQPDYDSVASDEDTDKEPPSGKDRTKSLDSDLSDGPVTVQEFLEVKNALSASEAKIQQLMKVNSNLSDELRLMQKKLHSLQSENTSLRRQGPTTHIYQVPISSGSEYTDPSSSSPSAMKRRQSARASRPMSMSIYETGSGLKPYLPKGDTPYLEEGAPTLQPFFPPHASKLDKQSSMPDSDYDNTTNDYEMKDSGRRGRLRSSGWLGEGSSIPELDDLGAEPDPALPSTEDVIRKTEQITKNIQELLRAAQENKHDRPCEGVRRLRHSLGCFSTLVPWAEKAPSPVQPLSKCSPDPASRFIPCSERIYVAVTEMAALFPKRPHSEMVRGPLRLLTSSSFRLQGECRKAAPPEEGPGPDMQLVTQQVIQCAYDIAKAAKQLVTITTKENSN from the exons AGCCTCGCTGGGCCTCTGTGAACAGGGGCGTGCTGATCTGCGACGAGTGCTGTGGTGTTCATCGGAGTCTGGGCAGACACAGCTCCCAAGTGCGTCACCTGACTCACACACCATGGGCTCCTACACAGCTACAA ATGGTTCAGACGTTATACAACAACGGTGCAAATTCGATATGGGAGCACTGTCTACTGGACCCGATGATGAGTGGTAAACGCAAGGCCAACCCTCAGGACAAAGTGCA CCCAAACAAGACAGAGTTCATAAAGGCCAAATACCAAATGCTGGCTTTTGTCCACCGGATGCCTTGTCGAGATGACGACAGCTTCACAGCCAAGGACTTAAGCAAG CAACTTCACTCCAGCGTCCGCACTGGTAACTTGGAGACGTGCCTGAGGTTACTCTCTCTTGGAGCCCAGGCCAATTTCTTTGACCCA gaaaaaggGAATACGCCGCTGCATGTGGCTGCCAAGGCAGGGCAGGTGTCTCAGGCAGAGCTGCTGACCGTCTACGGGGCTGACCCCGGCGCCCCCGACTCCAACGCCAAGACCCCCATCAACTATGCAAG GCAAGCTGGCTACCATGACCTGGCTGATAGGCTGGTAGAGATCCAGTATGAACTTACTGACAGACTGGCTTTCTATCTCTGTGGAAGAAAGCCTA ATCATAAAAATGGCCAACACTTCATCGTCCCACAGATGGCTGACAG CAGTTTAGATTTATCAGAACTGGCAAAGGCGGCAAAGAAGAAACTCCAGTCT CTCAGTAATCATTTATTTGAGGAGCTGGCGATGGACGTGTTTGACGAAGTGGACCGAAGGGAGACCGATGCTG TATGGCTGGCGACACAGAACCACAGCACCCTGGTGACAGAGACCACAGTGGTGCCTTTCCTTCCTGTGAACCCAGAGTACTCATCAACACGAAACCAG GGACGGCAAAAGCTTGCGAGATTTAACGCACATGAATTTGCAACTCTTGTCATCGACATATTAAGTGACTCGAAACGTCGACAGCTGGGGAACTCTATGATAAGTCCCAAAG AAAACGTTGAACTTATCCTAAAAAGCCGGAGTGGTGGCGAGGGTCTGGACAACGACCAACCGGACTACGACAGCGTGGCCTCTGACGAGGACACGGATAAGGAGCCACCCTCGGGCAAGGACCGGACCAAG AGTCTGGACTCAGACCTGTCAGACGGGCCTGTCACGGTGCAGGAGTTCCTGGAGGTGAAGAACGCCCTGTCGGCCTCGGAGGCCAAGATCCAGCAGCTGATGAAGGTCAACAGCAACCTGAGCGACGAGCTGCGGCTGATGCAGAAAAAG CTGCATTCTCTGCAAAGCGAGAACACGTCTCTCAGGCGGCAGGGCCCAACCACCCATATCTATCAGGTCCCCATCAGCAGCGGGTCAGAGTACACTGACCCTTCTTCCTCCAGTCCCTCGGCCATGAAGCGCCGGCAGTCGGCGCGGGCCAGCCGGCCCATGTCCATGTCTATTTATGAGACTGGCTCAGGTCTGAAGCCCTACCTCCCTAAGGGGGACACCCCCTACCTAGAGGAGGGTGCCCCCACCCTGCAACCCTTCTTCCCACCTCAT GCCTCCAAGCTGGACAAGCAGAGCAGCATGCCAGACAGTGACTATGACAACACAACCAATGACTATGAGATGAAGGACTCTgg TAGACGTGGGAGGTTGAGGAGCAGTGGCTGGCTGGGGGAGGGCAGCTCCATCCCTGAGCTGGATGACCTGGGGGCAGAACCGGACCCAGCGCTCCCCAGCACTGAGGATGTCATCCGTAAGACGGAGCAGATCACCAAGAACATCCAGGAGCTGCTCCGTGCCGCGCAGGAGAACAAGCACGACAG ACCTTGTGAGGGTGTGCGCCGGCTCAGGCACAGTCTGGGCTGTTTCAGCACCCTGGTGCCCTGGGCTGAGAAGGCCCCCTCTCCCGTGCAGCCCCTCAGCAAGTGCTCCCCAGATCCTGCCTCCCG CTTTATACCCTGCTCCGAAAGAATATATGTGGCCGTAACCGAGATGGCTGCTCTCTTTCCCAAG AGACCCCATTCAGAGATGGTGAGAGGCCCCTTGCGCCTGTTGACGTCTAGCTCCTTTCGGCTCCAGGGTGAGTGTCGGAAGGCAGCGCCCCCTGAGGAAGGCCCAGGGCCCGACATGCAGCTGGTCACCCAGCAGGTTATCCAGTGTGCCTATGACATTGCCAAAGCTGCCAAGCAGCTTGTCACCATCACCACCAAGGAGAACAGCAACTGA